A single region of the Streptomyces virginiae genome encodes:
- a CDS encoding DUF397 domain-containing protein, whose amino-acid sequence MSIKPSGESLSTLTWVKSSYSTNDGPDCIEVAWTKSSYSTNDGPNCVEVAHTPGTVLVRDSKRPEDARLTLTPRAWTGFVAFAAA is encoded by the coding sequence ATGAGCATCAAGCCGTCGGGCGAGAGCCTCTCCACACTGACGTGGGTGAAGAGCAGCTACAGCACCAATGACGGACCCGACTGCATCGAGGTCGCCTGGACCAAGAGCAGCTACAGCACCAACGACGGACCCAACTGCGTCGAGGTCGCCCACACCCCCGGCACCGTCCTCGTCCGGGACTCCAAGCGTCCCGAGGACGCCCGGCTCACGCTCACCCCCCGCGCCTGGACCGGCTTCGTGGCCTTCGCCGCCGCGTGA
- a CDS encoding SMI1/KNR4 family protein, giving the protein MLVDNQECDVVVTAVAPVGCAVDADGHDGFIDQVKHPSWWADVPRAEVGDRMRAVVLDPTRTPARFSALPVDVRIARSLRPTEPLKRLCPAPPPGEVRGVEWAVVEDALGTALPADYKRLVDTYGGGVFAGTIWLLEPDCPETMYDLLAQTAEREEILARFWEAGEAKPAEILDGDIRLVPWGYAEGSGHVLYWVVRPGVEPEEWTVILHEGRGPFWEAHEASCSQFLLDVVAGTTTSFYFSDDDHNDDHDDDIDAEDRFRFIPGSRFHGGTGGTGAPPADRG; this is encoded by the coding sequence ATGCTTGTTGATAACCAAGAGTGCGATGTGGTCGTCACGGCCGTGGCCCCGGTGGGGTGCGCCGTGGACGCGGACGGGCACGACGGTTTCATCGACCAGGTCAAGCACCCCTCCTGGTGGGCGGATGTGCCGCGCGCCGAGGTCGGCGACCGGATGCGCGCCGTGGTGCTCGACCCCACCAGGACGCCGGCCCGGTTCAGTGCCCTGCCGGTCGATGTACGGATCGCCCGGAGCCTGCGCCCCACCGAACCGCTGAAGCGCCTGTGTCCGGCGCCGCCGCCCGGCGAAGTCCGCGGCGTGGAGTGGGCCGTCGTGGAGGACGCGCTGGGCACCGCCCTGCCGGCCGACTACAAGCGGCTCGTCGACACCTACGGGGGCGGGGTCTTCGCCGGAACGATCTGGCTGCTGGAACCGGACTGCCCGGAGACGATGTACGACCTCCTCGCCCAGACCGCGGAGCGCGAGGAGATCCTCGCCCGTTTCTGGGAGGCGGGCGAGGCCAAGCCGGCGGAAATCCTGGACGGCGACATCCGACTGGTGCCCTGGGGGTACGCGGAGGGTTCGGGACACGTCCTGTACTGGGTGGTCCGGCCCGGGGTCGAGCCGGAGGAGTGGACGGTCATCCTCCACGAGGGCCGCGGCCCCTTCTGGGAGGCCCATGAGGCCTCGTGCAGCCAGTTCCTCCTCGACGTGGTGGCCGGCACGACGACCTCGTTCTACTTCAGCGACGACGACCACAACGACGACCACGACGACGACATCGACGCGGAGGACAGGTTCCGCTTCATCCCCGGCTCCCGGTTCCACGGCGGAACCGGCGGAACCGGCGCGCCGCCCGCGGACCGCGGATAG
- a CDS encoding LysR substrate-binding domain-containing protein, whose amino-acid sequence MQLDLNLLTALDALLEEGSVSGAAARLHVTSPAMSRSLGRIRKATGDQILVRTGRSMVPTTRALAMRAEVHALVQQAHHLLSAQQELDLAALERVFTVRWHDALTAACGTTLIGAVHRQAPGVRLRLSAESGTDDAELRRGEVDLESSAGAPTLPDIRHRLVGRDRLIVAVRPGHPLTEGPLSLERYAAAEHVTVSRRGSLSDPIDDALTAHGLERRVVAAGPTAAFALQLALDTDLVVTLPDAVTRTARDRLGLVSLSPPLPLPDVPLYLLWHQRYDDDRAHTWLRDLATETVRALFTPPTTP is encoded by the coding sequence ATGCAATTGGATCTGAACCTGCTCACCGCCCTGGACGCCCTGCTGGAAGAGGGCAGCGTCTCCGGCGCGGCAGCGCGCCTCCACGTCACCTCACCGGCGATGAGCCGCTCCCTGGGCCGGATCCGCAAGGCCACCGGTGATCAGATCCTGGTCCGCACCGGCCGCAGCATGGTCCCCACCACCCGCGCGCTTGCCATGCGCGCCGAGGTCCATGCCCTCGTGCAGCAGGCCCACCACCTCCTGTCCGCGCAGCAGGAACTCGACCTGGCGGCTCTGGAGCGGGTGTTCACCGTGCGCTGGCACGACGCCCTGACCGCCGCTTGCGGCACCACCCTGATCGGCGCCGTCCACCGCCAGGCGCCCGGCGTCCGGCTGCGCCTGTCCGCAGAGTCCGGGACGGACGACGCCGAACTGCGCCGGGGTGAGGTCGACCTCGAATCGAGTGCCGGTGCTCCGACACTCCCCGACATCCGCCACCGCCTCGTCGGCAGGGACCGGCTGATCGTCGCCGTCCGACCGGGCCACCCGCTCACCGAAGGCCCACTGAGCCTCGAACGCTACGCGGCCGCCGAACACGTCACCGTCTCGCGGCGCGGAAGCCTGAGCGATCCGATCGACGACGCCCTGACGGCACACGGCCTCGAACGACGCGTCGTCGCCGCCGGGCCCACCGCCGCCTTCGCCCTGCAACTCGCCCTCGACACCGACCTGGTCGTCACCCTCCCCGACGCCGTCACCCGTACCGCCCGCGACCGGCTCGGCCTGGTCTCGCTGTCGCCACCGCTCCCGCTGCCCGACGTACCCCTGTACCTGCTGTGGCACCAGCGCTACGACGACGACCGCGCCCACACCTGGCTGCGCGACCTGGCCACCGAAACCGTCCGGGCACTCTTCACACCACCGACGACGCCGTAG
- a CDS encoding GNAT family N-acetyltransferase, which produces MFTVRRAGPYDGDVLGEIHAAAWEAAYAPFFDPEFAADGVRSRRTRWHERVGQVDTPILLAEHEGRPLALTTFRASETRPGLAEILSFYTHPDGWGSGIAAVLMTETLRHLRDDGFARTHLWTLRDTPRSRRFYTKCGFTESGTVRPFDFGDGKPLTQVEYERTC; this is translated from the coding sequence ATGTTCACAGTTCGGCGCGCCGGCCCGTACGACGGGGACGTCCTCGGCGAGATCCACGCCGCGGCCTGGGAGGCGGCGTACGCGCCCTTCTTCGATCCCGAGTTCGCCGCGGACGGTGTCCGGAGCAGGCGGACGCGGTGGCACGAGAGGGTCGGGCAGGTGGACACCCCGATCCTGCTGGCCGAACACGAGGGGCGCCCGCTCGCGCTGACCACCTTCCGGGCATCCGAGACCCGGCCCGGCCTCGCCGAGATCCTCTCCTTCTACACCCACCCCGACGGCTGGGGCAGCGGAATCGCGGCCGTGCTGATGACCGAGACCCTGCGCCACCTGCGCGACGACGGGTTCGCGCGCACCCACCTGTGGACCCTGCGCGACACCCCGCGTTCCCGCCGCTTCTACACCAAGTGCGGCTTCACCGAGAGCGGCACCGTACGCCCCTTCGACTTCGGCGACGGGAAGCCCCTCACCCAGGTCGAATACGAGCGGACGTGCTGA
- a CDS encoding ATP-binding protein, which yields MNQEICLVATLPSTPRGARAARALTVAQLAEHRLPFEDAAQVVAELAANAVTHGKVRGRDFRLALRIAPGPTLRIEVSDTRREFGPPAAAEVPASGAESGRGLTLVSALATRWGTDHGPAPLKTVWAEMDLASPISPDRGFHDPVGRSPVPHDA from the coding sequence GTGAATCAGGAAATCTGCCTCGTCGCCACGCTCCCTTCCACCCCGCGCGGCGCACGCGCCGCCCGCGCGCTCACGGTCGCCCAACTTGCGGAACACAGGCTTCCGTTCGAGGACGCGGCGCAGGTCGTCGCCGAGCTCGCCGCGAATGCCGTCACGCACGGGAAGGTACGGGGGCGGGACTTCCGGCTGGCGTTGCGCATCGCACCCGGCCCTACGCTCCGTATCGAAGTGTCGGACACCCGGCGGGAGTTCGGACCGCCGGCGGCGGCCGAGGTACCGGCATCCGGGGCGGAGTCGGGACGGGGGCTGACTCTGGTGTCCGCGCTCGCCACGCGATGGGGGACGGATCACGGGCCCGCACCCCTGAAAACCGTATGGGCCGAAATGGATTTGGCGAGTCCGATTTCACCGGATCGAGGTTTCCACGACCCGGTGGGGCGATCTCCGGTTCCGCACGACGCCTAA
- a CDS encoding CAP domain-containing protein has protein sequence MRTKNSRIRRACAVACTVPLLALGGAATALAVPAASASVTRSVQQSSPDEILALINAEREKAGCEPLTVDPRLAAAAQAHADDMAANGLTAHTGSDGSSDLARMEKAGYSPAGPSSENVSGPGHQSSKSHVDGWMASTRGHRAAILNCTYKQTGIGTNGEYAVELFAVQSR, from the coding sequence ATGCGTACCAAGAACAGCCGGATCCGTCGCGCGTGCGCGGTCGCCTGCACCGTCCCGCTGCTCGCGCTGGGCGGCGCCGCCACCGCGCTCGCCGTCCCGGCGGCGTCGGCCTCCGTCACCCGTAGCGTGCAGCAGTCCTCGCCGGACGAGATCCTCGCGCTGATCAACGCCGAACGGGAAAAGGCGGGTTGTGAGCCGCTGACGGTGGACCCGCGGCTCGCGGCGGCCGCCCAGGCCCACGCCGACGACATGGCGGCGAACGGGTTGACCGCGCACACCGGCTCGGACGGGTCCAGCGACCTGGCCCGCATGGAGAAGGCCGGCTACTCGCCCGCAGGCCCGTCCTCGGAGAACGTCTCCGGACCGGGTCACCAATCCTCCAAGTCCCACGTCGACGGCTGGATGGCCAGCACCAGGGGCCACCGGGCCGCCATCTTGAACTGCACGTACAAGCAGACCGGGATCGGCACGAACGGCGAGTACGCCGTCGAGCTCTTCGCCGTCCAGTCGAGGTAG
- a CDS encoding LacI family DNA-binding transcriptional regulator, giving the protein MTARLADIAAQAGVSEATVSRVLNGKPGVAAGTRESVLAALDVLGYERPVKLRQRSAGLVGLITPELDNPIFPALAQVIGQALTRQGYTPVLATQTPGGSTEDELTEMLVDRGVSGIIFVSGLHADTTADMGRYDQLRGQGVPYVLINGFSEKVQAPFVSPDDRAAMQLAVTHLTALGHTRIGLAVGPKRFVPVLRKIEGFRLGMKERLGLGEAEIEELIQHSLYSLEGGQAAAAALISRGCTAVVCASDMMALGAIRAARQQGLKVPQDVSVVGFDDSPLIAFTDPPLTTIRQPVQAMGQAAVRTLLEEIGGTPAPHSEFVFLPELVVRGSTASGPGQRRREQ; this is encoded by the coding sequence GTGACCGCACGGCTAGCCGACATCGCAGCCCAGGCGGGGGTCAGCGAAGCCACAGTCAGCCGCGTGCTCAACGGCAAGCCCGGTGTGGCCGCAGGCACCCGCGAATCCGTGCTGGCCGCCCTCGACGTCCTCGGCTACGAGCGGCCCGTGAAGCTGCGCCAGCGCAGTGCGGGGCTCGTCGGCCTGATAACTCCTGAACTGGACAACCCGATCTTCCCGGCGCTCGCCCAGGTCATCGGCCAGGCCCTGACCCGGCAGGGGTACACGCCGGTGCTGGCCACGCAGACGCCCGGCGGGTCCACCGAGGACGAGTTGACCGAGATGCTGGTCGACCGCGGGGTCTCCGGGATCATCTTCGTCTCCGGTCTGCACGCCGACACCACCGCCGACATGGGCCGCTACGACCAACTCCGCGGGCAGGGCGTTCCGTACGTCCTCATCAACGGGTTCTCCGAGAAGGTCCAGGCCCCCTTCGTCTCCCCCGACGACCGGGCCGCGATGCAGCTCGCCGTCACCCACCTCACCGCGCTCGGGCACACCCGTATCGGGCTCGCGGTCGGACCGAAGCGTTTCGTGCCGGTCCTGCGCAAGATCGAGGGCTTCCGGCTCGGGATGAAGGAGCGGCTCGGCCTCGGCGAGGCCGAGATCGAGGAGCTGATCCAGCACTCCCTCTACTCGTTGGAGGGCGGTCAGGCCGCCGCGGCCGCGCTGATCTCGCGGGGCTGCACGGCGGTGGTGTGCGCGAGCGACATGATGGCGCTGGGCGCGATCCGGGCGGCCCGGCAGCAGGGGCTGAAGGTGCCGCAGGACGTGTCGGTGGTCGGCTTCGACGACTCGCCGCTCATAGCGTTCACCGATCCGCCGCTGACCACCATCCGCCAGCCCGTGCAGGCGATGGGTCAGGCCGCGGTCCGGACCCTGCTGGAGGAGATCGGCGGCACGCCGGCCCCGCACAGCGAGTTCGTGTTCCTGCCCGAACTGGTGGTGCGCGGCTCCACGGCCTCGGGCCCGGGCCAGCGCCGCCGGGAGCAGTAG
- a CDS encoding helix-turn-helix domain-containing protein yields MADQQLSAPSRASSGIRHINHDHRRGYVKIGNHLAQHRELSMTAIGLATHIQSLPTGSKVTIKALAERFPEGEVRIAAALRELETHGYLARLKERLPSGHVVTCTVSYNNPPARSTETHRERREPASATRPDPEPAPAPAPVPEEAPEAEVPEVEIQARELLARLRLRDQRLVLSERDTVRLAPAAARWLERGLVPGAVVAALTRALPSATIHSPAALLGHRLREQLPPRIPDAWAAYPVVPDRVVHPLRSCEDCDRAFRSPLPGRCTSCAAAAPAA; encoded by the coding sequence ATGGCTGACCAGCAGCTTAGCGCGCCCTCGCGCGCCTCGTCGGGCATCCGACACATCAACCACGACCATCGCCGCGGCTACGTCAAGATCGGCAACCACCTGGCCCAGCACCGCGAGCTGAGCATGACGGCGATCGGCCTGGCCACGCACATCCAGTCCCTCCCGACAGGCAGCAAGGTCACCATCAAGGCCCTGGCCGAGCGCTTCCCGGAGGGCGAGGTCCGGATCGCCGCCGCCCTGCGCGAGCTGGAGACGCACGGCTACCTGGCGCGCCTCAAGGAGCGGCTCCCGTCCGGGCATGTCGTGACCTGCACGGTCTCGTACAACAACCCGCCGGCGCGGTCGACCGAGACCCACCGTGAGCGGCGTGAGCCCGCCTCGGCTACCCGGCCCGACCCGGAGCCTGCCCCCGCCCCCGCACCCGTGCCGGAGGAGGCCCCGGAGGCGGAAGTGCCGGAGGTCGAGATCCAGGCCCGGGAGCTGTTGGCCCGGCTGCGGCTGCGCGATCAACGGCTGGTGCTGTCCGAGCGCGACACGGTGCGGCTGGCTCCGGCCGCGGCGCGCTGGCTGGAGCGCGGGCTCGTACCGGGCGCCGTCGTCGCCGCCCTGACGCGTGCGCTGCCGTCGGCCACGATCCACTCCCCGGCGGCCCTGCTCGGCCACCGCCTGCGGGAACAGCTTCCGCCCCGGATCCCGGACGCCTGGGCGGCGTACCCCGTGGTCCCCGACCGGGTGGTCCATCCGCTCCGCTCGTGCGAGGACTGCGACCGTGCCTTCCGCTCCCCCCTCCCGGGCCGCTGCACCTCCTGTGCGGCGGCGGCCCCGGCGGCCTGA
- a CDS encoding DUF389 domain-containing protein produces MPMPGHIRDRILPDHKRRSLADLQEDLDLSSGDSRAKQSAFWTMLTLSSVIAACGILTDSTATVIGAMIIAPLSTPIMGIALGAVQRRRSTALAFVALGGLLVLLIGALASLVVPTSYDLLSDSQIAGRTSPGLLDLVAALATGFAGAVALSRKDVAAVMPGVAIAISLVPPLVVTGVCAGQTSWWLALGALVLFVSNLLAMVFAGMVVFAVLGYTRAAGRPERAGAPRRAYVMLGLLFTAVMLPLGANTATTVLLNAWTARTWTAAESWLSKTPGAAVTGVDAQSRTFYIHVRSPGGLPPIDDLLHDLEGQLPDGVPVVVDATRGQQITAGKVGG; encoded by the coding sequence ATGCCCATGCCCGGCCACATTCGCGACAGGATCCTGCCCGACCACAAGCGACGCTCCCTGGCGGACCTCCAGGAGGATCTCGATCTGTCGTCGGGGGACAGCCGGGCGAAGCAGTCGGCCTTCTGGACCATGCTCACGCTGTCCTCCGTGATCGCCGCCTGCGGGATCCTGACGGACTCCACCGCCACCGTCATCGGGGCGATGATCATCGCCCCGCTCTCGACGCCGATCATGGGGATCGCCCTCGGGGCCGTGCAGCGCCGCCGCTCCACGGCCCTCGCCTTCGTGGCGCTCGGCGGCCTGCTGGTGCTCCTGATCGGCGCGCTCGCCTCCCTGGTGGTGCCCACCTCGTACGATCTGCTGTCGGACAGTCAGATCGCCGGCCGGACCTCCCCCGGCCTCCTCGACCTGGTCGCCGCTCTGGCCACGGGCTTCGCCGGCGCCGTGGCACTGTCCCGCAAGGACGTCGCCGCGGTCATGCCGGGGGTCGCGATCGCGATCTCCTTGGTACCGCCGCTCGTGGTGACGGGCGTGTGCGCCGGCCAGACGTCGTGGTGGCTCGCGCTGGGCGCGCTGGTGCTGTTCGTGTCCAACCTCCTCGCCATGGTCTTCGCGGGCATGGTGGTCTTCGCCGTGCTCGGCTACACCCGGGCCGCCGGACGCCCCGAGCGGGCCGGGGCCCCACGCCGCGCGTACGTCATGCTCGGGCTGCTGTTCACCGCCGTCATGCTCCCGCTCGGCGCCAACACGGCGACCACGGTCCTGCTGAACGCGTGGACCGCGCGGACCTGGACCGCGGCGGAGAGCTGGCTCTCGAAGACCCCGGGCGCGGCGGTCACCGGCGTCGACGCGCAGTCCAGGACCTTCTACATCCATGTGCGCAGTCCCGGCGGCCTCCCGCCGATCGACGACCTGCTCCACGACCTCGAAGGGCAGCTCCCCGACGGCGTCCCCGTCGTGGTCGATGCCACCCGCGGGCAGCAGATCACCGCCGGGAAAGTGGGGGGCTGA
- a CDS encoding GNAT family N-acetyltransferase, with amino-acid sequence MSDDLPGGYEISTDAARLDVGLVHRWLSEDAYWALGRSRQKQEDAIAGSVNFGLYDQASGAQLAYARVVTDRATFAWLCDVYVDPGARGKGLGGALVDAVCAHLEPYGLRRVLLATADAHAVYARAGFEPLSTPGKWMALGQQ; translated from the coding sequence ATGAGCGATGACCTTCCCGGCGGGTACGAGATCTCCACCGACGCCGCCCGACTCGACGTCGGGCTCGTCCACCGGTGGCTGTCCGAGGACGCCTACTGGGCGCTCGGGCGCAGTCGGCAGAAGCAGGAGGACGCCATCGCGGGCTCCGTGAACTTCGGCCTCTACGACCAGGCCTCCGGAGCCCAGCTCGCGTACGCCCGCGTCGTCACCGACCGGGCCACCTTCGCCTGGCTCTGCGATGTCTACGTCGACCCGGGGGCCCGCGGCAAGGGGCTCGGCGGGGCCCTCGTCGACGCGGTGTGCGCGCACCTGGAGCCGTACGGGCTGCGCCGGGTGCTGCTCGCGACCGCCGACGCGCACGCCGTCTACGCGCGGGCCGGCTTCGAGCCGCTCAGCACGCCCGGGAAGTGGATGGCCCTCGGACAGCAGTAG
- a CDS encoding helix-turn-helix domain-containing protein — MSTDGTDESSWELDPEDESGAVIATVGRQLKMWREAAGLDRAKFGERMGYGANLIYKIERGARIPRPEFLDKADEVLGAGGKIAGMKADIERARYPKTVRDLAKLEAQAVEIGSYENSVVSGLLQTEEYTRALYGVRRPAYSEDATERLVTARVARHEVLRRHPAPLLTVVQEEAVLRRPIGGRMVLRRQLEHLLEVGSLRNVEIQVMPTAVEEHAGLAGSLKIMRLKDGTTVGHNEVQLVSRLITEPKEVQILDMRYGMIRAQALTPRASMTFIEKVLGET, encoded by the coding sequence GTGAGCACGGACGGCACGGACGAGTCGAGCTGGGAACTCGACCCTGAGGACGAATCCGGGGCGGTCATCGCCACGGTGGGACGCCAGCTGAAAATGTGGCGGGAGGCCGCCGGACTCGACCGGGCGAAGTTCGGTGAACGGATGGGGTACGGAGCGAACCTGATCTACAAGATCGAGCGCGGCGCCCGCATTCCGCGTCCGGAGTTCTTGGACAAGGCGGACGAGGTCCTTGGGGCGGGTGGGAAAATCGCCGGCATGAAAGCGGACATCGAAAGGGCCCGCTATCCCAAGACGGTTCGCGATCTGGCCAAGTTGGAAGCCCAGGCAGTGGAAATCGGATCATACGAAAACAGTGTGGTGTCAGGGTTGCTCCAGACCGAGGAATACACCCGCGCGCTCTATGGGGTGAGGCGGCCGGCCTACTCGGAGGATGCGACCGAGCGTCTGGTTACGGCGCGGGTGGCGCGCCATGAAGTCCTCCGGCGACATCCGGCCCCGTTGCTGACCGTCGTGCAGGAAGAGGCTGTCCTTCGAAGGCCCATCGGGGGCAGGATGGTGTTGCGCCGCCAACTGGAGCATTTGTTGGAGGTGGGTAGCCTGCGGAACGTGGAGATCCAGGTGATGCCTACCGCCGTGGAGGAGCATGCCGGGCTCGCCGGATCCCTCAAAATCATGCGCCTCAAAGATGGAACGACCGTCGGCCACAATGAAGTTCAGCTGGTCAGCCGCTTGATCACTGAACCGAAAGAGGTCCAGATCCTGGACATGCGCTATGGCATGATCCGAGCGCAGGCTCTGACGCCTCGCGCGTCGATGACGTTCATCGAGAAGGTATTGGGAGAGACATGA
- a CDS encoding phosphatase PAP2 family protein, whose amino-acid sequence MGESSVKTLETRTDVSSPTVVETETRPGSERTLLSRLRAPRRPRIWFEILLIAISYWTYSLIRNAVPEQKAAALANADWIWSVERTLGIAVEQSVNHTINSVTWLIVGMNYYYATLHFVVTIGVLVWIYRFHPGRYAATRMVLFATTGVALVGYYCYPLAPPRLMNGQNFIDTVLVHHTWGSMASGNLKQMSNQYAAMPSMHIGWSLWCGLTIFAVASAPWARILGLLYPTATLIVIVATANHFWLDAVGGMICLAFGYTVSRSWYGSFAHHLPRHPEHTGPHPASDLLNRVLARR is encoded by the coding sequence ATGGGTGAATCGAGCGTGAAGACACTGGAAACCCGGACGGACGTCTCATCACCCACCGTGGTCGAGACCGAGACCCGCCCGGGGTCCGAACGCACCCTTCTTTCCCGGTTGCGAGCCCCGCGCCGGCCTCGGATCTGGTTCGAGATCCTGCTCATCGCGATCAGCTACTGGACGTACTCGCTGATCCGCAACGCGGTGCCCGAGCAGAAGGCGGCGGCCCTCGCCAACGCCGACTGGATCTGGAGCGTCGAGCGGACCCTCGGCATCGCCGTGGAGCAGTCGGTCAACCACACGATCAACTCCGTGACGTGGCTGATCGTGGGCATGAACTACTACTACGCCACGCTCCACTTCGTCGTGACGATCGGCGTGCTGGTCTGGATCTACCGTTTCCATCCGGGGCGGTACGCCGCCACGCGCATGGTTCTCTTCGCCACCACCGGCGTGGCCCTGGTCGGCTACTACTGCTACCCGCTCGCGCCGCCGCGGCTGATGAACGGGCAGAACTTCATCGACACCGTGCTGGTCCACCACACCTGGGGCTCGATGGCCTCGGGCAACCTCAAGCAGATGTCGAACCAGTACGCCGCGATGCCGTCCATGCACATAGGGTGGTCGCTCTGGTGCGGCCTGACGATCTTCGCGGTCGCCTCCGCCCCTTGGGCCCGGATCCTGGGCCTGCTCTACCCGACCGCGACGCTCATCGTCATCGTGGCCACCGCCAACCACTTCTGGCTCGACGCCGTCGGCGGCATGATCTGCCTGGCCTTCGGCTACACGGTCTCGCGGTCCTGGTACGGCTCCTTCGCCCACCACCTGCCCCGCCACCCCGAGCACACGGGCCCGCACCCCGCGTCGGACCTGCTGAACCGCGTCCTCGCCCGCCGCTAG
- a CDS encoding CAP domain-containing protein: MQKHRKKTSYKKIAIGVGALALVGVPTAAMACFDGQDDGRTRTVSHQQQRPWQWQQTPSATPTTLAPVDAPLPSETPSSSPSEASPSSPAAPTQPVVETTPPAQPKPAKPPVETKKPQAPQPSKTAAPPATGSVAQVLALVNQERAAAGCSAVSLNAKLTKAAQDHSADMASHSNMSHTGSDGSDPGARITRAGYTWSTYGENVAYGYSTPEKVMEGWMNSQGHRENILNCSFKEIGIGLAQPGNYWTQDFGTAR, from the coding sequence ATGCAGAAGCATCGGAAGAAGACGTCCTACAAGAAAATAGCCATCGGTGTCGGCGCGCTCGCCCTCGTGGGTGTTCCCACCGCCGCCATGGCCTGCTTCGACGGTCAGGACGACGGCCGGACCCGGACCGTGAGCCACCAGCAGCAGCGGCCGTGGCAGTGGCAGCAGACGCCGTCGGCCACGCCGACCACCCTGGCACCCGTGGACGCGCCGCTCCCGAGCGAGACGCCGAGCAGCAGCCCCTCCGAGGCCTCCCCCAGCAGCCCCGCCGCGCCCACGCAGCCCGTCGTCGAGACCACCCCGCCCGCGCAGCCGAAGCCCGCGAAGCCGCCGGTCGAGACGAAGAAGCCGCAGGCGCCCCAGCCGTCGAAGACCGCCGCCCCGCCGGCCACCGGCTCCGTCGCGCAGGTCCTCGCGCTCGTCAACCAGGAGCGCGCCGCCGCCGGATGCTCGGCCGTCTCCCTGAACGCGAAGCTCACGAAGGCCGCGCAGGACCACAGCGCCGACATGGCCTCCCACAGCAACATGTCCCACACCGGCTCCGACGGCTCGGACCCGGGCGCGCGGATCACCCGCGCCGGGTACACGTGGAGCACGTACGGCGAGAACGTCGCCTACGGCTACAGCACTCCCGAGAAGGTCATGGAGGGCTGGATGAACAGCCAGGGCCACCGGGAGAACATCCTGAACTGCTCCTTCAAGGAGATCGGTATCGGCCTGGCGCAGCCCGGCAACTACTGGACGCAGGACTTCGGCACGGCCCGCTGA